cagggtcactaacagaaggtcactagttgacatatttcttgtagtgtgcgtagtttctttgcacgagtagaacacaaatttgttgtgggcgtagatgttgtcaattttcttgccagtactagtcttatcttgtttcggcggcatcgtgggatgaagcggcctggaccgaccttacacgtacgcttacgtgagacaggttccaccgactgacatgcactagttgcataaggtggctagtgggtgtctgtctctcccactttagtcggatcggattcgatgaaaagggtccttatgaagggtaaatagaaattgtcatatcacattctggctttcacgtaggtaagaaacgttcttgctagaaccctattgcagccacgtaaaaacatgcaacaacaattagaggacgtctaacttgtttttgcagcatataccttgtgatgtgatatggccaaaagctgtgatgaatgatatatatgtgatgtatgagatcatgttcttgtaataggaatcacgacttgcatgttgatgagtatgacaaccggcaggagccataggagttgtcttaattattgaatgacctgcatgtcaatgattaaacgccatgtaattactttactttattactaaaccgttagccatagtagtagaagtaatagttggcgagcaacttcatggagacacaatgatggagatcatgatgatggagatcatggtgtcatgccggtgacgaagatggtcatggcgccccgaagatggagatcaaaggagctatatgatattggccatatcatgtcactatttgattgcatgtgatgtttatcatgtttttgcatcatattttcttagaacgacggtagtaaataagatgatccctcataataatttcaagaaagtgtcccccctaactgtgcgccgttgtgaaagttcattgtttcgaagcaccacgtgatgatcgggtgtgatagattccaacgtccacatacaacgggtgtaagacagatttacacatgcaaaacacttaggttaacttgacgagcctagcatgtacagacatggcctcggaacacaagaaaccgaaaggtcgaacatgagtcgtatggaagatacgatcaacatggagatttcGGATGCTTTGTTTCAGATCAGGCCTCTTAAGGCACCGGGTCCGAACGGGTTTCCCGCTCGGTTCTTCCAGAGAAATTGGGGCACTATCAAGGAGAGTATTGTGGCGGTGGTCCAGGACTTTTTTTCGGACAAGAGTAATGCCGGCAGAGGTAAATAGCACCAATATAGTCTTAATACCAAAAATTAAGAACCCTATTGATTACAGATTTCCGGCTAATTAGCCTCTGTAATGTAATCTATTAGGTGGTCTCTAAGTGCCTTGTTAACCGTTTGAGGCCGGTGTTGAATGGGATTATTTCTTCAACGCAAAGTGCTTTTATTCCTGGGCAAATGATAACGGATAACTCTTTGATTGCTTTTGAATGTATTCACCATATCAAGCAGGAAAAGGATCCTAGAAGGAGTTTTTGTGCCTACAAGTTGAACTTATCCAAAGCTTATGATCGAGTTGATTGGGATTACCTTAAGCAAATGATGCAAAACTTGGCTTTGCTCATCGGTGGGTTGACTGGATTATGTCATGCGTAACCTCGGTGAGATACTCAATAAAATTTAATGGAGCCATCTCTGATTCATTTGCACCATCATGTGGACTACGGCAAGGTGATCCTTTATCCCCATACTTATTTCTGCTTGTGGCTGATGGGTTGTCAATTCTGTTCAACAAGGGGATAGACTCATCTAATTTGTCCCCGTTGAAGATCACTAGGCGAGCCCCTGGAATATCACATCTACTTTTCGCAGATGACACTCTTTTATTCTTTAAGGCCACTGGGCAAAAGGCGAATACTGTTAAGCAAATTATCAAGACTTATGAGCAAGCCACTGGCCAACTGTTGAATCTGGCAAAATCCTATATCCTTTTTGGAGATTCTTGCACAGTAGGTACTGCAGCTGAAATTAAGGGCGTGTTGGGGGTGGTCAGTTCTGGTTTTGAGGAGAAGTATTTGGGCTTACGAACGCCGGATAGACGACTTACTAAGGGCAAGCTTCAAAATCTGCAGGAGAAAGTCAGCAAAAGGTTGTTTGCATTTGATGGGATCCAACACAGGCTGGGAAGGAAACGTTGATAAAATCTCCAGCCCAAGCGATCCCCACGTTTATTATGAGTGTGTTCAAGATACCGCTGGGAGTCTGTGATGATTTGAACCACATGATCCGAAACTATTATTGGGGTTCAGAGAAAGGGAAGCAGAAAACGCATTGGTATGCTTGGGAGAAAATGTTGTGAGCGGAAGAACAAGGAGGGCTTGGCTTTAGGGATTTTAGACTCTTTAATCAAGCATTGCTTCCAAGGCAAGTGTGGCGATTGCTAATTCATCCCGACAGTCTTTGTGCAAGGTTTCTTAAGTCTAAATGTTACCCAAATGGGAGGTTGGAGGATACTGTCTTTTCGGGTAACACCTCTCAGTCTTGGCAAGGGGTCTGCCATGGTCTTGATCTGATGAAGAAAGGGCTTGTGTGGCGCATAGCAAACGGCCAGAATGTGATAATATGGTGTGACCAATGGCTGATGAGAGGAAACAGTAACTCTCTGCTTTCAAGAAGATGCCAGTGTCGTATCAAATGGGTGTCCGAACTACTTGATCACAATGGCAATTGGGACCTTCAAAAGCTTTAACAATTCTTCTTGCCAGTTGAGGTGGCACAGATCTGCAAGTTAAAACCCTCTCCATGGCTTGGGGAGGATTTTCTGTCTTGGGCGCCTGAAAGGAGCGGAATTTTCATAGTCAAGAGTGCTTATTAGCTTGCTGCACATGAAATGCTACAGCCATCGATTCCTTCATCGAGCTCTGTTCCGGATAGCAGTAGAGAAGTGTGGAAGCTTATTTGGTCTTGTCCGCCCCCCTAAGGTTAAGTCGTTTGCATGGCGATTAGCAACGAATTCTCTGGCGACATGGAAGAACAAGAAGCGGAGAACCTTGGAGGAACGGGACACTTGCCTAGTTTGTGGTAGAGAAGTGGAGGACTTGTTTCATGTGTTATGTGCATGTGATAATGCGCAACAACTTTGGTGTGCAATGGCGCGGGTCTGGGAGCTGCCCAAACTCACTAATATAAAACGGCATGATGACTGGTTTATCCAGGCAGTATGCGACGCCAAAGTACAGCAGTGTGTCCGGCTACTTATGCTCCTGTGGAGGATTTGGCACATCAGAAATGAAGTTGTTCATGCAAAGCCGGCTCCTCCTGTTGATGCATCAGCCCGGTTCCTTGAGAGTTATCTAAATTCTTTGGCAAACTTGAGCGCCGGCCAAGATGCTGATTATGTCAAAGGCAAGATGGTTCCTGCCCAGTGCCTCCCAGAAACAAGTGTGGTCCGTGCTATACCGATACAAACCAGTAACCCTTGGATCCCCCCAAGTGAAGGACGAGTAAAGCTAAATACTAATGGTTCTGTCTTGAATGGAAGTGCAGGAACTGGCATGGTATTGCGGGATCATGTTGGAAACATTATCTTCAATGCTTGTAGTCCATTTCATTGGCAAGGAGAAGCAATCATGTGATGTACCCGATGACATGGCCTGCAGTATGGAGTGGCCACCTTCACCGTATACCATGTATGTTTTCTCGTCCAAGACAGAGTGTTGAGAAGAGAGGTTATTCGTGCGAGATGGGGATGCTGCCGGAACAATTGACAATGTGAAATCACATCCGAAATCTGATGAAAATTTGTAATACGCAGCTTACTGGCAGCGGTAACTTTACATTCCTTTTAGGCAAACACACGGTGGTTTTCTTCTGAGGTATTACTCATACTCGGACACTCAATGATCATGTTTATGATTATGTTGGCAATTGATCTTTGAGGGTGCTTCGTTTTTTGTAGAATAAACTTGTCGAGTGATAAGTACCAAGTAATTGAGTAGCCAAAAGGAGGCATCAGATCACTATCTCGTCTAGGAAAATCGGAAAAGGGGGTGTACTGTGTTTTGAAGAATGGAAGATGCACATTTCAGGTTTGGTTTCTATATGAATCGGGTGGTCTGATAGACTGGGTTTTGAAGAATGAAATAAACCTGGAGCCAGCATGGAGAGAATATTTTGAGAAACATATTGACAAAGGTGCATGGATCTCACAGTCGGATGATCAGAAAGAGTTGTTGTTGAAGAATGATGTCAACCTTTAACTTGTAGCTGAATACAATGAAGTAGTAGAGAAAGATGATTTTGAATGGGACTCTGATGATGAAAATGTTCTCAGCATTGCAAGCTTGCCTAAGAAGTACAGCCCTGACAATGAAGCCTATGAAACCCCTCTTCAACTTGAATGTCTTGGATTTCACCCTTACAAGGAAATTGTCTTGTTTCATGACCACAATAGTGCAACGGTTGCATATCATTTGAATAGCTCGAAGGTTCGATACTTGGGTGAGATGGAGCACTACTATTCCTTCATTGAGATCTCTTTTCCTTACGCCCCATGCTGGACTATGGACTTACCTAGAAGTAAGTAATGTCAAGTCGTAGGCATGTCTAGTTTGCAGCTAATCTCAAACTGCTCTGTGTTCCATTTTTCTCAGTGTGGAGTTAAGACAATTGACAATCTATTGTATTAGTATATCCTGCAGATTTTTGCATTGGTTTTCATCATCTTATAGGTGGAATCCATTCAGTCATGtcaatcttttatttgtttcccaGCACATTGTATTGAAGATTATTATGAATTTCATTTCTTGCTTGGCAAAACTAAAATAATACTCCCTCTAATTCATAATAACTGTCGATCATTCCTTGATAAAGGTTGCTCACATGTTCCTACGAATCAATGTTGTCACTGTAACTAGAGTATCACATAAAATGGAAAGCCAGTATACTGTTCTAATCTAGACAACAAAACATATAGGTGATTGACTATTCTTTAAAAGCAAAATTCATGGTATAGCAAATAAAAATAAATTGGATTACTGgcaaaaccaaaatccatggtatAGCAAATATGGCCTACTGGCATGCAATGATGCAAAGCTCTAGTGCTAAGTTTAGTCCGATGATTGATGTTGATGCATATGCATTGATGTTGATCACCTTCGGTCCGTTGCTGAAATATGGCTTGACATCCAGAAACAAGAGAGGAAGGTTGCCCCGAGCTCTCTCAGCGGTTTGAAAGATCTAGCCGTCCATTTTGATTCCTTGATGCAATTCTGGCCATCAGATCGAGCGCCTAGATGATCTGGGCTGCCGGATCATTACCGAAGCCCCGTAGAAATAAATAGTTACCTCCCGTGGTAAATATCTGCTGCCACCGCCAGTAAATTTGGTGCCCCGCCGAGGGCATTATTGGGATTTCACCTACCCCCTTGCCACGCGGTTTCCCCCGATTCATTGCTTCGTCCCCAATCGGGTGAGACCTAGGTCACCTCTCTCCTTTcacgtctctctctccctcgcatCTCTCCGCGCCGTCGTCGACGTGAGGAGCGCCATCTCCATCCCGCGTTTTTCCTCCTTCGTCCTCCCCTTCTGCAGCCCAAGCCACGACCTATCTTGTGTGCCATTGTTTGCCTCCCCGTCGGGaccaggcagaggaggagcagtgcGAGCCATGGAGATGACGAGGTGGTCGAGCTGCCTGTGGCACCGTTGCCGTACCTCACGGCCCAGCTGGAGGTGTGTCGGCCGCAAAGACGGTAGAGGTCTCATCCGCTCGCTCTCTCGCTGTCATAGGAGTGCGCGTAGGGGGAGTGGCAGGTCAAGATCCGGAGACGGCGGGGCAGCGACCATTCCCGTGAGTCCCGGCGGCGAGCAGAGCTCCTATTACTGAACGGAGAGGGGTCGAGGGGCGCTCCGGATCTGGATCCGGGCGAGGTGGCGGCCATGGCCGAGCTCGAGCTGCTTGGTGTCCCAGAGGGCGCCTCCTTCAACGAGATCCTGCGCGCCCCGTCGTCGCCTCTTGCAAGGATGACCCAGATGCCGTCGCCcaggtccctcctccctcctccctcctcccaaaCTTCTCCTCCACTCCATATTGTCCCCTTTCCACGTTTGCTTATTGTTCAACTGAATAATTCGTTAGAAGGATCCTTTGATTGTCCCCAGAAGTTGCTAATTTAGGAGAACAAGTCGCCTCCATCAAATTGGAAATGCATGAATGGCGACGTATGTATGATGCATCTTACTTTCTCATGCCCAAACGCAAAATTAATCTACTTCCATACACGGCGAGGAAAAGCAAAGACCTGATCATCAGTAATTTGGGCAATTTGGTGCACAGTTGTTCGCATGTGATGTATCAGGTCTGTTAAAATAGTCTACTTTTGGCATTAAGTGTGTTAGCTTATAGTGGTAGCATGATTTGAGGAGGAGGAGCGAGGTCGAAAGATGGCAGCCAGTCCGACCACGTCCTCTCTTCATTCCTTTCTCCCTTTCGATCTTGGATTTGATCTAGATGCCGCCGTCGCCGTGGTTGCCTCGCCGTCGTGGCTCAGGTGCCCATCCCTTTGCTTTCTGCGGTTCCCTTCCTAGCATGTGCATGTTCCTGATCTGTTTGTCTTTGCGCAATTGTACCAGGAGACGATGCGTCGTCTCGCGGCTGGACCGGAAAGGGAAGTGACCAGAGACACATCTTCTCCTCTCCTTGGCAGCAATGCAGGCAGGCGATGAGGAGGCTTGCAATGGTGTGTGCCTAACAGGAGTGTGCTTTTTCTTAGTTGTTTGAATCTTGCTAGGGTTGGGATCTTTCTCTAGGATTGTAGTGAGCTTTCAGGAAGAGGTGAATGTAGCAGGACATGTGCCTTTTAGATTGGTCTGGTGCATTTGGATTGGTCCACTTGGCTCGTGTCTGTTAGTCTTATGTTTTTACTTGGCACCTTCATGTTTGCTTGCTGGGAAATGATGTTCTTTGTCGAGTGACATGTGAAAAAACAAAGGGTTTGGTTTGTTTGTGTTGGATTGATGCTTCTGAAAGAGAATAGGAAGAATGGCATGTTCATTGGCCTCTGTTGTTTGGTTCGGTCTGCCTAGGTTATTATGATTTGGTCTCCCTAGCCGTTGATCAATGCACTAAGCTAACATTGATTATACTATCTATACAGTTTAATCTGATGCACTTTCTTAGGCGAGCAGACAATTCATATTTCCTATAATATTCGTTTTGTTTATGTGTTTATAGAACATAGAAGACAAAACAGAGAAGAGAGACTACATGTTCTTGCAAGATGCAGTCGTGCTGCTGACAGAAACAATTTTATCTCAAGGTGCAAGGAACAACACATCCTTGTAGAATACCATTACATGTTTTTTTCCTTTCATAATTTTCCATATATGAAGATACTATATGTCTTTTACCATTATGTTTTTTCCTTCCATCATTTTTCACATATGGTTCCCCTTCTGTATGTTTGCCGTGGCTCGGTTATGCGGAGTCCTTTGTCTCACAGTCTGATGATAACCGATACACGTGAATTGCAAATTTCGTATTTTTTCAAACTCTGGCATCATCCCCACTCCTTCAGCGGCAGTGGCCGTCTCACCTCGCTCCTCACAGAAACCTCCCCGTACTATGCCATGTCGCCAAACCACTCGTCGTGGGATGCTTAACATCGTGTTGGATGATGCCACACATGATTTAGGGCAGACCCTGCCGCATAGGCCCAATAAGCAGACATTAATTAGTTGCATGCCTTCACCTTAATGTAGTCAAATAGTTAATTACTGATTTTGTGGGGATCTTTTGTTGCCAGTTTCTTCATCTGACGAAGGATTTATAGTGGATGCAGATCAATCTGGGAGGAATTATCAGGCACACGACCAGCGAGCGGTGGCAGAAGCAACTTCTCCATTAGACTACATGACAGGTAAGATTAGGACCTTTAGAGGTGGAAAGAAGTTTATGTGATATTGTTTTCTTCCATTTCTGTGAAGCGCCTTACCTAGAACCGCGATCGTTTTGCAGTGAGAAACCATTTATTTCTCCTTTATCTTCTTGATGATTGTTTCTAATACATTTAATTTAAGAGAAAACATGGACATAAAGCTACATGGGAACACTTGATCCTAAACAGATTTTGTTTTAACGGAATGTATATTTCTCAAATGGAGGGAATGAAAATCTCAATTAGATGAAATCTGGAGATCAAAAGAATGACCAGATGTGGTCTCCATTCCATTTGATGAGAAGTGAGACTTAGTTCCTTCcagtttggaaaaaagctactggtCAATCCTTATTTATCGGCGTTGCTGTCAATGGCAATATTCTGGCCTGGCGAGGAAATATGTATTATTTTGTGAACatttctggtgttgatcatcttttcTTCCGCGTAACCCAATGGTGTTTTTTCTGGTCTGTCGACGACACTGGTGTTGTTCTATTCGGATATGTTGGTGCGGTGTGTGTACGTCATGCGGTTTCTATCGTTTGCTGTTGTTGTATAGCCATAAGTAGGAGAGCTGAGTTTAGCTGTGTTTCGTGCAATGGAGCTGCCTGGGAGCTGCCAATGGCAACCTTATGGGTCGGCAAGGTAAACTTTTGTTAGTTTGCAAGCAGTTCTGGTGTTAATGATCTGCTATTCTTTGTAACACCAATGGTCGGTTTTTTGTCTATCAAGGGCATTGATGTTGTTTCTATTCAGGTGTGTCGGTGCAGTGGGCATGTCGTTCGTGTCATTTTGCAAACGTTTCTGATACTATCGAATCTGCTATTCAGCCAATAGCATTACTGTAGCTTGGCAAGGGAAAAATATGTTTTGCAAAATTTCTGCTATTAATGATATGCTATTCTACATGACCCTAATGTCTGTTTTTCTGCTCTGTCCATGGCATTGATGTTTCTATTCGGATGTGTCGGTGTCTACGCCATGGGCACGCGTTTTAAGTTGTTTGCCCTGCCCTATATCCATATGTAGAAGAGTCAAGTTTAGTAATGAAATTATCAGTTTTCCTGCCAATGGTTTATGGCCTGGGAAGGAAAACTTTATCGTTTTGTCAATTTATTTGTTGACTTGCTTCCGGTGCTCTTAGAATATTTCTTTGGCATTGCTTATGTGTATCAAGTATCATCGTGCACAAAGTTAAATAGTTTCATAAATTTCTAATTTCTTGATCGGCGCTTTTTCTGCATATTTCAGTGTTGGTTCTCAGAAAGTGAAGCTCACCTGCATGCACTTCCGCTAGTTCTATGAAGCAAAATGCAAAGAAGGGTCAGTGCTCAGTACCTTATTATATATGTTGCACAGTAATTATTCTCCACTCTCTGTTGTTCAATTTTTTTATGTAAACCCGCCAACTTATTTTGTATTGTATGGAACTATATTTAGCTCATATCAATAAGTACTATAAAGAACGGACCTGCTGTTCACTTCATCTGCAATCACGTGATTGGTAGAACTTGGTTCATTATCTTAATACGCCTCCTATAACTTGTGGTTTCTAGACTTCTGCTTATACCATGACTAAATTCTGCAAAAGAGAGAAAATAATGTTTGTCCTCTCTTGTTCAAGTTAATACGATGTACTGGAGATTACTGTAAGACGAAAGCACAAATGATGATATTGTTAAACATTTTGAAAGTAGGACCTATTTGTTTAAGAGAAAACCAGCGGCAATCCAGTGGTACTGGCTACTGGTTTTTGAACCCCTAGTTCTATCCAACATCAATGACAAATGagcctttctaacatatttctgcaTTCACATTCATCAACTTATTAAGGAATATGGTTTTCTGACCTGCGCATCAAAGCTTATGAAGGCAACTTAAGAATTGTAATACTGTCAGATGCGTTCAGACCTTGATGATTGGCTTCATGCCGTCGCATTGCTGTCTTATCTTATAGTTttgtactatatatatatatatctatatctatatctatatatatatatatatatatatatatatataactgcaCCTACCAGAAAGCATGTTCTTAAAAAGCATATTCTAGATTCTTCTCTTTGGATTTGAGTTAAGTTTTACCTCCTGACCCTTTTTCGTTCTGATTATTTCATGGTATCAAAGAAAACCAATGAATTTTTGGAAGGTACAGAGTATGAATGTTCCAGTCTATGATGGAGAAATTTTTCTGTGCAACCATCTGACCAAGGAGTGCTTCCACAGAAACTTTTTGACCTTTCATCTAAGTGTACTGATTTTACACATAAAGTTAAATCTGGCATGACACTATTCTTGTATGATGTTGAGCACCGTAAGCTTCATGGGGTGTTTGAACCAACTTCAGATGGAGCAATGAATATCATTCCTGATGCATATGCCTTGTCAGGGTTTCAGTATCCTTGTCTGGTATGAATATGTTTTAGACATACCAAGCATAGTTATCTATTCCATTTATTCTAGGGTCTCTATGAAATTTGTCAGTGACATGTCATTGATAACCCAACTGGAGCATCTATCCTCCACTTATTCCATATTTCACGCTAATTTGTACCGTTCAGATGGTAAAAGGAAACTGTCAGCAATTTTCTGTAATGCTTTGAAATTTGCCCTTCCTAGCATATTATGGGAGATAGACTAATACTTTTCCTGCCGTGTTCACTAAATATAGAAACGCTGTAAGAGGATTTGGTTTTGCAAGCCTTTGATGGAACGTGAATTTGAAGATGCAGTACAGGATAATTATTGCTTTGCAAGAAACAAGTTTAGTTACGGTTTGACACATCAAGAGGTCTGTTTCACAGTCCTCTGGTGTTATGTTAATTTACGTTAGCTACTGATCCTAGGGTGTTCCTTTGATACAGGTTGTAAAGCAGCATGTTTAATTATTACTTGGCATAGGGGAAGGGAAGTGGTTTCTCTCTGTCGAGGAGGACAAACAGAGATAGAGGAGGCAGATATGATATGCTTGGCATTATGCTGTGACGATAGTGGGCCATGGATCTGGATGTGGAGGTCAGTGGCAGTATCGATGCCTTTTTCCTCTTCTACTCGATTCCTTGACCTGTTTCCTTTCACTATTAGATTGTGAAAGTCCATGTTAGTTCGTGTCAAGATGAGCGGCCATTTCTGCTGACATTGTGTCAACTAGATGGTTGTATTCTTAAAACTTATCAATCAATTGGAGTCGGTTTCTATAATTGTTTTCCCTTTAGAAGTTTTTAACCTGCTTAATGATTATTGTTCAGAATTATAGGTGCTCTTTTGTCAGAGACCGCTTGATGGTTTGGTTGGGACTGTATGAATTAGCCTATTCTTGGTGGCAACTAATTAGGCCTCGATACTGTGAATCAGTAGACACTCGCAGCATGACTGTTTTTTTAACTTCCGGACATTTTTATTCATGTGAAAACTACTTTGTTTGGCGATACACTAATTCAGAATATTCATGCTTCAATTCATCATGAATTTTATTCCTCTATCCTTTTTTATGTGTACTAATGTTTCTTTTTCTCTATCCTTTTTCATGTATACTAATGTGTCCTTATTTAGTGAATGTCGAGGTTTCCTCCATGCTTCCATACAATGTCGAAGGACAGCGGATGTTGTAGTCTGTTCATCCTGGATAGTACTGAGGATGAATACAAACTTATATGTAATTAGCTGGTGCTTGCTTTACTTAAGACGGCCACTGTTGCACTTCTGATTTCTTGCTTGGTCTTGTACATGTCTACCGTGTTGTTGTTAAAGTTTCTGATGTACACTTGTTCCAGCCACAAACATGGAAGCAAGTTGTTCCTATAAATCCATGATACCCACAAACATTTTTAGATCGTTATCTACAGAAGTGTCATTTAGATCATTACTCACAAACCCAGCCACAGCCATATGCTAAACATGGATTTCTACTAACTTAGCATTACCTGCTTGACCAAACGTTTGGACCGGCACTCTCGCGCCTGGCGCGATACAAATCTAGTTGATATGAATTGTGGGCTATGCAACAAAATTAAAAACAAATACATGTAAAAAGAAAGGAAGATGTAAGAAAGGGCACAACATTCATTATCTTGTTAATTTTTGACTTTAATTTGCAAAAAGTGGTAAACATATTCTATTGCACATTAAACTccacctatgttgtctcaacatagccgatcGCAAGCCTGGGtagaggaggagggttgtgataggcttggcgagccaacatcAAAACTCAGCCACTCTATGAAGATGAAACTCAAAGATTTTCGTTgcagcgtaaccctctcagcgacgcgccccaTCAGAACCAGGGTGTGGTGTCAAATGGGTAAGGGCCGGGCCATCGCCCCCTAAGTGGAGCGCCGTATCTTGATCTGGATACGGTAGCAAGTGAGCAAGGACCGGGTAATCACATCCTTAGTGGCATGCTACATCGATGCTCGGGTGTAGTGGAAAATGAACAAGGGTCTAtggatttgactcgacgagtgcgaaccgtaaggaagctagccgagactAGGAGGATCCGCTTAGGTAGTTGGAACGTAGGTGTCCTGATAGGTAAGCTTCGAGAGCTAGTTGATACAACGGTGAGGACATGTGTTGATATTCTTTGCGTCCAAGAACAAATGGaggggacagaaggcgaaggagatgGAGGATATCCGGCTTCAAGCTGTGATACATGGGGACCGCTACAAACAGAAATggagtaggcatcttgatcaataaGAGCCTGAAGTATGGAGTGATAGACATCAAGAGACATTGGGacaggattatcctggtcaagctggtagttggggacttggttctcaatgttatcaacaCGTATGCCCCGCaagccgcaagtaggccacaataagAACACCAAGAGGAAGGTATGGGAAGGACTAGAGGATATAGTTAGGAGTGTACCGGTtggcgagaagctcttcataggaggagacctcaatggccatgtGGGTACATCTAACGCAAAATTTGAAGGGGTGcatggggctttggctatggcattaggaatcaagaaggagaagatgtcttaagctttgctctagcccacGACATGatcgtagctaacaccctctttaaaaAGAGAAAATCACATCTACTGACTTTTAGTAGTGGTCAACACTCTAGCcccattgatttcatcctctcgagaagacaaGACAAGCATGCGTGCCTAGATTGCAAAGTGATACTTGGAGAGAGTGTTGTCCCTCAACATAAGCTTGTGGTGGCTGACTTCCGCTTTTGGATTCGTATCCAACAAGATAAGCGTgacaaagtcgctagaacgaagtggtggaaactCAAGGGGGGGCCAGCTCAGGCACTCAAGGAGAGGGTCATCAAGGAGAACCCTTGGGAGCAAGTAGGTGATGTAGACAATATGtgcatgaagatggcgacttgcatccgTAAGGTGGCCTtacaggagtttggagtgtccagggaaaGTAGAAGCGAAGCTaaagatacctggtggtggaatgatgatttccag
Above is a window of Triticum dicoccoides isolate Atlit2015 ecotype Zavitan chromosome 5B, WEW_v2.0, whole genome shotgun sequence DNA encoding:
- the LOC119307271 gene encoding uncharacterized protein LOC119307271 produces the protein MPPSPWLPRRRGSGDDASSRGWTGKGSDQRHIFSSPWQQCRQAMRRLAMNIEDKTEKRDYMFLQDAVVLLTETILSQVDADQSGRNYQAHDQRAVAEATSPLDYMTVLVLRK